Proteins co-encoded in one Gehongia tenuis genomic window:
- a CDS encoding DUF3825 domain-containing protein, which yields MKSGFFSIGYVENKGYAAEMRRLCGTNIDYRLLDEYVDAEWQDRYNRCLCWDERLEPVDPHGKNIAYMLVDTGYVTTGGEKIYGGFTTRRLNGLEKDSNWQGVAIGTRESILKGWRAAGGSLRSYTFLRDFSSLERVLNSMTGKNLTEEAWEAALQSAFDEAQRTGRLGVYQGTAKGAISYYPLGETTLTGEPIWLTMEANLVTGAQPWFGLMAKGENELLEKILDMNCYHLGSMIFEGAGTANAFLQQLAELAMDEVWTASPAGSPPYGILRSYITHTLYRLEDEDARSDGSGPRHVDEVDGKIYFNSGLLSRLFRQIIIVGERCDIELSIEGMGKRTYRMIKNPCCYSESDREIANIYDGEIYKLPPIARYFTDYREIMFDARYAIKLNDLHIFEDGVERKRLPKYDEEYQRCKDNPEVKNILLARIARDFDSAIQRAKLLAERNYKLAVPQFWRETGEIQFLLPIYLGELEEADRPQCALALSLDRSGRVPYYRGATILTLDMAYNNARLIAKPDVFWLDATVEPET from the coding sequence ATGAAAAGTGGATTCTTTTCCATCGGCTATGTGGAGAACAAAGGCTATGCGGCCGAGATGCGGCGGCTTTGCGGCACCAATATCGATTATAGGCTGCTGGACGAGTATGTGGACGCCGAATGGCAGGACCGTTATAATCGATGCCTTTGCTGGGATGAGCGCTTGGAACCCGTCGACCCCCACGGAAAGAACATCGCCTATATGCTGGTGGATACGGGGTATGTGACCACCGGCGGGGAAAAGATTTACGGGGGATTCACCACTCGAAGATTGAATGGACTGGAGAAGGATAGTAATTGGCAGGGTGTAGCCATCGGGACGCGGGAAAGCATCTTGAAAGGCTGGCGCGCCGCCGGGGGCAGTTTGCGCAGCTATACCTTCCTTCGGGATTTCAGTTCGCTGGAACGGGTGCTGAACTCCATGACGGGAAAGAACCTTACGGAGGAAGCGTGGGAAGCGGCCCTCCAAAGCGCCTTTGACGAAGCTCAGCGGACGGGCCGTCTTGGTGTTTATCAGGGAACAGCCAAGGGAGCTATCTCTTACTATCCCCTGGGCGAGACGACCTTGACGGGGGAACCCATCTGGCTGACCATGGAGGCCAATCTTGTTACGGGCGCCCAGCCCTGGTTTGGACTGATGGCCAAGGGTGAGAACGAGCTACTGGAAAAGATCCTCGATATGAACTGCTATCATCTTGGATCTATGATCTTTGAAGGCGCCGGAACTGCGAACGCTTTTTTGCAGCAGCTGGCGGAGCTGGCCATGGACGAAGTTTGGACGGCTTCGCCTGCGGGCAGCCCGCCCTATGGCATCCTTCGTTCCTATATCACGCACACGCTTTACCGCCTGGAAGATGAAGACGCCCGAAGTGATGGTAGCGGACCCAGGCATGTGGACGAGGTGGACGGCAAGATCTATTTCAATTCGGGGCTTTTAAGCCGTCTGTTCCGTCAGATCATCATTGTAGGTGAACGATGCGATATTGAACTATCCATCGAGGGGATGGGCAAACGGACCTACAGAATGATCAAAAATCCCTGCTGCTATTCGGAGAGCGACAGAGAGATTGCCAATATCTACGACGGCGAGATCTACAAACTCCCCCCTATCGCTCGCTATTTTACGGATTATCGGGAGATCATGTTCGATGCCAGATATGCCATCAAGCTAAATGATCTGCATATCTTTGAGGATGGCGTGGAGCGCAAGCGTCTGCCCAAGTATGACGAGGAGTACCAGCGGTGCAAGGATAATCCGGAGGTAAAGAACATACTGCTGGCGCGGATTGCCCGGGATTTTGACAGCGCCATCCAGCGTGCGAAACTGCTGGCGGAGCGCAACTACAAATTGGCAGTGCCCCAATTCTGGCGGGAGACGGGGGAGATCCAGTTCCTTCTGCCCATCTATTTGGGCGAGCTGGAGGAGGCGGACCGGCCCCAGTGTGCGCTGGCCCTCTCCCTCGACCGGTCTGGCCGGGTCCCTTACTATCGGGGCGCCACAATTTTGACCCTCGATATGGCTTACAACAATGCCCGGCTCATCGCAAAGCCGGACGTATTCTGGCTGGATGCTACGGTGGAGCCTGAGACCTAG
- a CDS encoding LamB/YcsF family protein, producing the protein MYQVDLNSDMGESFGAYRLGGDEEIIKYVTSANVACGFHAGDPMVMARTVKAAKAHGAAVGAHPGYPDLLGFGRRKMVLTFEEVKNYMKYQIGALSAFATAEGMRLQHVAPHGALGNLCQEDREVSRAICEAVCEIDPKLIIFYCAGAVLGDEAKKMGLTAKSEIFADRAYMDDLSLVPRKMEGSMITDENIAIERCIRMIKEGRVTSINGKELDIAGDTLCVHGDGPKALAFVQRIREAFADEGIEIRNFS; encoded by the coding sequence ATGTATCAGGTGGATTTGAACAGCGATATGGGAGAGAGTTTTGGCGCCTACAGGCTTGGCGGCGACGAGGAGATCATCAAGTATGTGACCTCCGCCAATGTGGCCTGCGGATTCCATGCGGGGGATCCCATGGTGATGGCACGGACGGTAAAAGCGGCAAAAGCCCATGGAGCTGCCGTAGGCGCCCATCCGGGATATCCCGATCTTCTCGGGTTTGGCCGCAGGAAGATGGTGCTCACCTTTGAAGAGGTAAAAAATTACATGAAATATCAGATCGGTGCTCTTTCTGCCTTTGCCACCGCCGAGGGCATGCGCCTCCAGCACGTGGCGCCGCACGGCGCTCTTGGCAATCTGTGCCAGGAGGATCGGGAAGTTTCCCGGGCCATTTGCGAGGCGGTCTGTGAAATCGACCCGAAGCTCATCATCTTCTACTGCGCAGGTGCTGTGCTGGGCGATGAGGCGAAGAAGATGGGCCTTACGGCAAAATCGGAGATCTTCGCGGACCGGGCCTATATGGACGATCTTTCCCTGGTGCCCCGCAAGATGGAGGGCTCCATGATCACCGATGAAAATATCGCCATTGAGCGGTGCATCCGCATGATCAAGGAGGGCAGGGTAACCTCCATAAACGGAAAGGAACTGGATATCGCGGGAGATACGCTCTGTGTGCATGGGGACGGCCCCAAGGCACTGGCTTTTGTGCAAAGAATCCGTGAGGCCTTTGCTGATGAAGGCATTGAGATCCGGAATTTCAGCTGA
- a CDS encoding HD domain-containing protein produces MDVLESYVRFIQEVEGLKSTLRTAWTASGRQESTAEHSWRLALMAGLFLHEFPALDGHKVLVMCLIHDLAELDVGDISAALRTDEKSKHEAERRALERIVRPLPEPLKREIRELWQQYNDNATGEAKLVKALDKAETILQHNQGRNPEDFDYAFNLEYGIQYFKGPVLKELRRMIDEDTRVRVGEFKGQEDQG; encoded by the coding sequence ATGGATGTTTTGGAAAGCTATGTGCGGTTCATTCAGGAGGTAGAGGGCCTGAAGTCCACGCTGCGCACGGCATGGACCGCCTCCGGGCGGCAGGAAAGCACGGCGGAGCATTCCTGGCGCCTGGCTTTGATGGCTGGGCTTTTTCTCCATGAGTTTCCAGCGCTTGATGGTCATAAAGTGCTCGTGATGTGTTTGATTCACGACCTTGCGGAGCTGGATGTTGGGGATATCTCGGCGGCCCTTCGTACGGACGAGAAAAGCAAGCATGAGGCGGAAAGACGGGCGTTGGAACGAATCGTGCGGCCCTTGCCGGAGCCACTTAAGAGGGAGATCCGCGAGCTGTGGCAGCAGTACAACGACAATGCCACCGGGGAGGCAAAACTTGTGAAGGCACTGGACAAAGCGGAGACCATTTTGCAGCACAATCAGGGGCGCAATCCTGAGGATTTCGATTATGCCTTCAACCTTGAATATGGGATCCAATATTTTAAGGGACCGGTTCTTAAAGAATTGCGCAGGATGATCGATGAAGATACAAGAGTCCGGGTGGGGGAGTTCAAAGGACAGGAGGATCAGGGATGA
- a CDS encoding pyridoxal phosphate-dependent aminotransferase translates to MISQKMVELGSKRSVIREIFEFGKKRAAEVGAENVFDFSLGNPSVPPPECVKETLLDLLQNGDPVLVHGYTSAQGDAKVRQQIAESLNSRFGTNFDAGNLYMTVGAAASLSVCFKALAVPGDEFIAFAPFFTEYRVFVEAAGGTLKVVPPNYEDFQIDFEKFEAMIGEHTKAVIINSPNNPSGAIYSEETIVRLCRILTEKSEALGHPIYLVTDEPYREIVYDGGKVPFLTKYYKNTLVCYSYSKSLSLPGERIGYVLVPGEIVDFEKTYAAICGAGRALGYVCAPSLFQQMVARCEGKTSDISVYKKNRDLLYNGLTEFGYTCVKPDGAFYLFVKAMEEDANAFCERAKKFDLLLVPGDDFGCPGYVRIAYCVKTEQIERSMPAFQKLAETYK, encoded by the coding sequence ATGATTTCGCAAAAGATGGTGGAACTGGGCAGTAAACGCTCGGTGATCCGGGAGATCTTTGAATTTGGCAAGAAGCGTGCCGCAGAAGTGGGTGCGGAAAACGTATTTGATTTCAGTTTGGGCAATCCCAGTGTGCCGCCGCCGGAGTGCGTCAAGGAAACGCTGCTGGATCTGCTGCAGAATGGGGACCCGGTGCTGGTTCACGGCTATACCTCTGCTCAGGGAGATGCCAAGGTTCGTCAGCAGATTGCCGAATCCCTGAACAGCCGGTTCGGTACGAATTTTGACGCGGGCAACCTCTACATGACGGTGGGCGCAGCGGCATCCCTCAGCGTTTGTTTCAAGGCGTTGGCTGTGCCGGGGGATGAATTTATCGCCTTTGCACCCTTCTTTACGGAATACCGCGTATTCGTGGAGGCTGCGGGCGGAACGCTGAAGGTGGTACCGCCCAATTATGAGGACTTCCAGATCGATTTTGAGAAGTTTGAGGCCATGATCGGTGAGCATACCAAGGCCGTGATCATTAACTCGCCCAACAACCCCTCCGGCGCCATCTATTCGGAGGAGACCATCGTGCGGCTGTGCCGCATTCTGACGGAAAAATCTGAAGCCTTGGGTCATCCCATCTATCTTGTGACCGACGAGCCCTACCGGGAAATCGTCTACGATGGCGGAAAGGTACCCTTCCTGACAAAGTATTATAAGAATACGCTGGTGTGCTATTCCTACAGCAAATCCTTGTCCCTGCCGGGCGAGAGGATCGGTTATGTGCTCGTGCCCGGCGAAATTGTGGATTTTGAAAAGACCTATGCCGCAATCTGCGGCGCGGGCCGCGCTCTGGGTTATGTTTGTGCGCCCAGTCTTTTTCAGCAGATGGTGGCCCGATGCGAGGGAAAAACGTCGGATATTTCGGTGTATAAAAAGAATCGGGATCTGCTCTACAATGGACTTACGGAATTCGGGTACACCTGCGTGAAGCCGGACGGAGCCTTCTATCTTTTCGTGAAGGCCATGGAGGAGGACGCCAATGCCTTCTGCGAGAGGGCCAAAAAGTTTGACCTATTGCTCGTGCCTGGCGATGACTTCGGGTGTCCGGGCTATGTTCGCATTGCCTACTGCGTAAAGACGGAGCAGATTGAACGCTCCATGCCCGCTTTCCAAAAGCTGGCGGAGACGTATAAGTGA
- a CDS encoding class I SAM-dependent methyltransferase, whose protein sequence is MSKASAFDKDPQNYDELRPRYCPELFADVMTLAGAGSGTTALEIGVGTGQATQPFLKQGCRVTAVEMGEHLARYVAVKYKDADFSVVQTTFEAYVCPPSSFDLVYAATAFHWISPEIGYPKVLELLKPGGWAAFFWNCPHASREDDPVHRGVQKVYAKYRPNSRPSAQSAGKYAAAEEYLKNYGFHSVTAKQYFGERRFGPEAYVRLLRTYSDHNAMEETVRLAFEREIMAAIEAGGGVMTVHDTMELYMGQKAAI, encoded by the coding sequence GTGAGCAAGGCTTCCGCCTTTGATAAGGATCCCCAAAACTACGATGAGCTGAGACCGCGCTACTGTCCGGAGCTCTTCGCCGACGTAATGACCCTTGCCGGCGCAGGCTCCGGTACGACGGCGCTTGAGATTGGCGTGGGCACGGGCCAGGCAACCCAGCCTTTTTTGAAGCAGGGCTGCCGGGTCACGGCCGTGGAGATGGGAGAGCATTTGGCCAGGTATGTGGCTGTGAAATATAAGGATGCTGATTTTTCGGTGGTGCAGACGACCTTTGAGGCCTATGTCTGCCCGCCGTCATCCTTCGATCTTGTCTATGCTGCCACGGCCTTCCACTGGATTTCGCCCGAGATTGGCTATCCCAAGGTGCTGGAGCTGCTGAAACCCGGCGGCTGGGCGGCTTTTTTCTGGAATTGTCCCCATGCCTCCCGGGAGGATGATCCCGTTCATCGGGGCGTCCAGAAGGTGTATGCCAAGTACCGCCCGAACAGCAGACCTTCGGCGCAGAGCGCTGGCAAATATGCCGCGGCGGAGGAATATTTAAAAAATTACGGGTTTCACTCCGTTACGGCAAAACAGTACTTCGGCGAGCGGCGGTTTGGGCCGGAGGCATATGTGCGTCTGCTGCGAACCTATTCCGATCACAATGCCATGGAGGAAACGGTTCGCTTGGCCTTTGAAAGGGAGATCATGGCGGCCATTGAGGCCGGCGGCGGCGTCATGACAGTACACGATACCATGGAATTGTACATGGGGCAAAAAGCTGCCATTTAG
- a CDS encoding RraA family protein, producing the protein MPTGCRIKKNFERPDRELVEAFRGVPVANIDDCMGRLAALDASIRPMNKAPLLGTAFTVKAPAGDNLMFHKALDMAKPGDVLVIATGGSMSRSLCGEIMTRYAMMKGLAGFIVDGCIRDHDEIAAIEEFPVYAKGVTPNGPYKNGPGEIGFPVSCAGQVICPGDILVGDGDSVLVIKPEEAEALAESAKKVTASETVQFADIASGKGLNRDWIDQTLEKIGVEYVD; encoded by the coding sequence ATGCCAACAGGATGTAGAATCAAGAAGAATTTTGAACGGCCGGACAGGGAGCTGGTGGAGGCGTTCCGCGGTGTCCCGGTAGCCAATATTGACGACTGCATGGGCAGGCTCGCGGCGCTGGACGCCTCGATTCGTCCCATGAATAAAGCGCCCCTTCTGGGCACCGCTTTCACGGTGAAGGCCCCTGCGGGCGACAATCTGATGTTCCATAAAGCGCTGGATATGGCAAAGCCCGGCGACGTTTTGGTCATTGCTACCGGCGGCAGCATGAGCCGTTCCCTGTGCGGCGAGATCATGACCCGCTATGCCATGATGAAGGGTCTTGCCGGTTTTATCGTTGATGGATGCATCCGCGACCATGACGAGATTGCGGCTATTGAAGAGTTTCCGGTTTACGCTAAGGGCGTGACGCCCAACGGTCCCTACAAGAACGGCCCTGGAGAGATTGGTTTTCCCGTGTCCTGTGCGGGCCAGGTGATCTGCCCTGGGGATATCCTGGTGGGCGATGGGGATAGCGTGCTTGTGATCAAGCCGGAGGAGGCCGAGGCGCTGGCGGAGAGCGCCAAAAAGGTTACGGCCAGCGAGACCGTCCAGTTTGCGGATATCGCAAGCGGCAAAGGCCTCAACCGGGACTGGATCGACCAGACGCTTGAGAAGATCGGCGTGGAGTATGTTGACTAA
- a CDS encoding 5-oxoprolinase subunit B family protein, which yields MQEVTIRCAGDKAVLVEFENEISLKVNGKVRSLKYALEQAPFPGMMELIPTYRALLIQYDPLVVRSQRVIALVEERLDQLASVSLPKAMVTEIPVIYDEEFADDIEEIAKLENKSIEEIIRIHSQSDYYVYMLGFSPGHPYTARFENPFSFKRREAPRVRIPGGKIVVQLALSDIIPFSQPCGWNIIGATPILPCDYRKRDPFLLRAGQWIRHIPIERDEYMQIKRQVELGEYTCKTYEKEL from the coding sequence ATGCAAGAAGTGACAATCCGCTGTGCCGGAGACAAAGCGGTTTTGGTGGAATTTGAAAACGAGATCAGCCTGAAGGTCAATGGCAAGGTCCGATCCTTAAAATATGCTCTGGAGCAGGCTCCTTTTCCGGGCATGATGGAACTGATACCGACCTACAGAGCTCTTCTTATTCAATATGACCCGCTGGTTGTTCGTAGCCAGCGGGTAATCGCTTTGGTTGAGGAGCGGCTGGACCAGCTTGCCAGCGTGAGCCTGCCCAAGGCCATGGTCACGGAGATCCCGGTTATCTACGACGAGGAGTTCGCCGATGATATCGAAGAAATTGCAAAGCTGGAGAATAAGTCCATCGAGGAGATCATCAGGATTCACAGCCAAAGCGACTACTACGTCTACATGCTGGGGTTTTCCCCGGGCCATCCCTACACGGCCAGGTTTGAAAATCCCTTCTCCTTCAAACGCAGGGAAGCGCCCCGGGTTCGGATTCCCGGTGGGAAGATTGTGGTCCAGCTGGCGCTCAGCGACATCATACCTTTCAGTCAGCCCTGCGGCTGGAACATCATCGGGGCCACGCCGATCCTGCCCTGCGACTACCGCAAGAGGGACCCTTTTTTGCTTCGGGCGGGCCAGTGGATCCGTCATATCCCCATTGAACGGGATGAATACATGCAGATCAAGCGCCAGGTGGAACTGGGCGAATACACATGTAAAACCTATGAGAAAGAGTTGTAG
- a CDS encoding 5-oxoprolinase subunit C family protein, giving the protein MGMKFENGGILTTVQDGGRFGYEQYGMTPSGPMDMRSMNIANLLVGNDRGEGCLEMTLMGPTIRFTDAAVIAVTGADMQPQLNGAPMSMYAAVSVNSGDRLEFGLVKEGCRTYLAVAGGMKIPELMGSKSTLLSGEFGGYAGRKLRNGDEISLNQRIPALPGMAVRQTEGDSFSGMERVLRVILGPQEDRFTKKGMETFLNEAYRVGQDFDRRGYRLEGPVIEHRSDGNIISDGLVTGSVQVPTAGEPIIMLAEHQTVGGYTKIATVITVDLPIIGQCKSGDVVRFKAVSVEEAQDLYAAYHQEMNILQQRMALAAPARRQFRLTIGENMYHVQVEEMEG; this is encoded by the coding sequence ATGGGGATGAAGTTTGAGAACGGCGGCATTCTGACCACGGTTCAGGACGGCGGCCGTTTTGGATACGAACAGTATGGTATGACGCCCTCCGGCCCAATGGATATGCGGTCCATGAACATTGCCAATCTTCTGGTAGGCAACGACCGGGGCGAAGGATGCCTGGAGATGACGCTGATGGGTCCCACCATCCGCTTTACGGACGCCGCCGTGATCGCCGTAACCGGCGCTGATATGCAGCCGCAGCTCAATGGCGCTCCGATGAGCATGTATGCCGCTGTTTCTGTCAATTCCGGCGACAGGCTGGAATTTGGCCTGGTTAAGGAGGGGTGCAGAACCTATCTGGCCGTAGCGGGCGGCATGAAGATTCCCGAGCTCATGGGAAGCAAAAGCACCCTTTTAAGCGGAGAATTCGGCGGCTACGCGGGCCGAAAACTGAGAAATGGTGATGAGATCTCCCTGAACCAAAGGATCCCAGCACTTCCGGGGATGGCGGTCCGGCAGACCGAGGGCGATTCCTTTTCTGGTATGGAGCGCGTGCTCCGCGTCATTCTGGGCCCCCAGGAGGACCGCTTTACGAAAAAAGGCATGGAGACCTTTTTAAATGAAGCCTACCGGGTGGGACAGGATTTTGACCGGAGGGGATATCGTCTGGAAGGTCCGGTGATCGAACACCGATCCGACGGGAACATCATCTCCGACGGCCTTGTGACCGGGTCCGTACAGGTTCCCACGGCGGGAGAGCCCATCATTATGCTGGCCGAGCATCAAACGGTGGGCGGCTACACCAAAATAGCAACGGTTATCACGGTGGATCTGCCCATCATTGGGCAGTGCAAATCCGGCGACGTGGTTCGCTTCAAGGCCGTATCAGTGGAAGAGGCACAGGATTTATACGCTGCCTATCATCAGGAGATGAATATCTTGCAGCAGCGAATGGCGCTGGCCGCACCGGCACGTCGCCAGTTCAGGCTGACGATTGGGGAGAATATGTACCATGTCCAGGTGGAAGAAATGGAGGGCTGA
- a CDS encoding pyridoxal phosphate-dependent aminotransferase, with amino-acid sequence MEHLPFSGIRAVMEKATKMQQNGEKVIHMELGRPDFDTPEKIKQAAYDSLAKGNVFYTSNYGTPELRKAIAEKLATENGISYDPSEILVTVGVGAGTFASFAAFLDEGDEVLVPDPVWLNYIHVPSALGGKPVPYTLLEENDYQIDMAELESKINERTKMIVIISPHNPTGSVLGKETLEKLADIAIRHNLLVVSDEIYEKLVYDGEKYTSIASLPGMKERTITLGGFSKAYSMTGWRLGYMAAPREIIQACVRIQQYTVTCASSFVQEAAITALKDCEADVQAMLKEYQRRRDYVVDALNKIDGISCKVPRGAFYIFVNVKALGKTSMEIAEYLLDTAKVALVPGSAFGEQGEGYLRISYASKYEDLVEACERIKAAIEALK; translated from the coding sequence ATGGAGCATCTTCCCTTTTCCGGCATTCGTGCTGTGATGGAGAAAGCAACCAAGATGCAGCAGAATGGCGAAAAAGTTATCCATATGGAACTGGGGCGTCCCGATTTCGATACGCCCGAGAAGATCAAGCAGGCCGCCTACGACAGCCTGGCGAAGGGCAATGTGTTTTACACTTCCAACTACGGTACCCCCGAACTGCGCAAGGCCATTGCGGAAAAATTGGCCACTGAAAACGGCATCAGCTACGATCCGTCGGAAATCCTGGTGACCGTTGGCGTGGGCGCCGGTACCTTTGCATCCTTTGCAGCCTTCCTGGACGAAGGTGATGAGGTATTGGTTCCCGATCCGGTGTGGCTCAATTATATTCATGTGCCCAGCGCTCTTGGCGGCAAGCCGGTGCCCTACACGCTTCTTGAGGAGAACGACTATCAGATCGATATGGCGGAGCTGGAGAGCAAAATTAACGAGCGAACCAAGATGATCGTTATTATCTCTCCCCACAATCCTACAGGCAGCGTTCTTGGCAAGGAAACGCTGGAGAAGCTGGCCGATATTGCAATTCGCCACAATCTTCTGGTGGTTTCCGATGAAATTTATGAAAAACTGGTCTATGACGGTGAGAAATACACCAGCATAGCTTCACTGCCCGGTATGAAGGAACGCACAATTACCTTGGGCGGTTTTTCCAAGGCCTATTCCATGACGGGATGGCGTCTTGGCTACATGGCGGCGCCTCGTGAGATCATCCAAGCCTGCGTCCGCATTCAGCAGTACACCGTTACCTGCGCGTCCTCCTTCGTGCAGGAAGCGGCCATCACCGCACTCAAGGACTGCGAGGCGGACGTTCAGGCTATGCTCAAGGAATATCAAAGGAGAAGAGATTATGTGGTCGATGCCCTGAACAAGATTGACGGCATCAGCTGCAAGGTGCCGAGGGGTGCGTTCTACATCTTTGTAAACGTCAAGGCCCTGGGCAAAACTTCGATGGAGATTGCGGAATATCTGCTGGATACGGCCAAGGTGGCCTTGGTGCCCGGTTCCGCATTCGGCGAGCAGGGCGAAGGTTATCTTCGAATCTCCTACGCCAGCAAATATGAGGACCTTGTGGAAGCCTGTGAGCGCATCAAGGCCGCCATCGAAGCTTTGAAATAG
- a CDS encoding D-2-hydroxyacid dehydrogenase, producing MKIVILDGYTENPGDLSWDAMATLGELTVYDRTPHTDEVVAERIGGAELVITNKTPVSRAAMDACPNIRYIGVLATGYNIVDVAAAREKGIVVTNIPTYGTNAVGQFAIALLLELCHHVGHHSAAVREGRWEACPDWCFWDYPLIELAEKTMGIIGYGRIGQATGRIAQALGMKVLAYDTCQHPKLVSETCRYAELDELLRTSDVIALHCPLFKETEGLINRESIARMKDGVFIINNSRGPLIVEEDLAEALNSGKVAGAGLDVVSTEPIRGDNPLLKAKNCIITPHISWAPKESRQRLMDIAVENVKAFLSGSPVNVVNG from the coding sequence GTGAAAATTGTGATCCTGGACGGATATACGGAAAATCCCGGCGATCTTTCCTGGGACGCCATGGCGACTCTGGGAGAGCTGACGGTTTATGACAGAACGCCCCATACGGATGAGGTGGTGGCGGAGCGCATCGGCGGTGCGGAGCTGGTCATCACCAACAAGACGCCGGTTTCTCGGGCGGCCATGGATGCCTGTCCTAACATTCGCTATATCGGCGTTTTGGCTACTGGCTACAACATCGTGGATGTGGCGGCGGCGAGGGAGAAGGGCATCGTGGTCACCAATATTCCCACCTATGGCACGAATGCCGTGGGGCAGTTTGCGATCGCGCTGCTCCTTGAGCTGTGCCATCATGTGGGGCATCATTCCGCTGCTGTACGCGAGGGACGCTGGGAGGCCTGCCCCGATTGGTGCTTTTGGGATTATCCGCTCATCGAGCTTGCAGAAAAGACAATGGGCATCATTGGCTATGGCCGCATCGGGCAGGCTACGGGGCGCATCGCACAGGCGCTTGGCATGAAGGTGCTGGCTTACGATACCTGCCAGCATCCAAAGCTGGTATCGGAAACCTGCCGCTATGCCGAGCTGGACGAGCTGCTCCGCACGTCGGATGTCATTGCGCTGCACTGTCCATTGTTCAAGGAAACGGAGGGTCTTATCAACCGGGAATCCATCGCCAGGATGAAGGACGGCGTATTCATTATAAACAACTCCCGGGGCCCGCTCATTGTGGAGGAGGACCTGGCTGAAGCGCTCAATTCGGGCAAAGTAGCCGGAGCTGGGCTCGATGTGGTCTCCACCGAGCCCATTCGGGGTGACAACCCCCTGCTCAAGGCGAAAAACTGTATCATTACGCCCCATATCTCCTGGGCACCCAAGGAAAGCCGTCAAAGGCTGATGGATATTGCCGTGGAAAACGTCAAAGCCTTTCTTTCCGGCAGCCCTGTCAACGTGGTGAACGGATAG
- a CDS encoding LysR family transcriptional regulator: MNLADIETFLSIVNTKSITKTADLLFLSQPTVSHRLSSLEKDLGFSLVIRQKGHKQVELTPKGQEFISIAERWISLWKETQILQYNEDRMLLTIGCTDSLNNTVMAPFYRLILKGEYPLDLKIETHQSAELYSILSEHDIDIGFVYHHLNYKNIISEKLFQEKLYLVQSDQPAVPQPLVHTNELDPTMELFLAWDDHYQIWHDRWLTASFRPHIAADTITLLDRLWEDPRHWMIAPISVIEELARFRPIYVSELKNPPPDRICYKIKHKFPNVTHERTVSYFEQLLDDYLAAHWQPIKVGEVWGGSQ, from the coding sequence ATGAATCTTGCCGATATCGAAACCTTTCTCAGCATCGTGAACACCAAGAGCATCACCAAGACCGCCGACCTGCTTTTTTTGTCCCAGCCTACGGTAAGCCACCGGCTGAGTTCACTGGAAAAGGATCTGGGTTTTTCGCTGGTGATTCGGCAAAAAGGACACAAGCAGGTGGAGCTTACTCCCAAAGGCCAGGAGTTCATCTCCATCGCGGAGCGCTGGATTTCCCTTTGGAAGGAAACCCAGATCCTGCAATATAATGAGGATCGGATGCTGCTGACCATCGGCTGCACGGACAGTCTCAACAACACGGTGATGGCTCCCTTTTACCGCCTCATTCTCAAGGGTGAATATCCGCTGGACCTTAAGATCGAGACCCATCAATCGGCGGAGCTGTACAGCATCCTGAGCGAGCATGATATTGATATCGGTTTTGTTTACCACCATCTCAACTACAAGAACATCATCTCCGAGAAGCTCTTTCAGGAAAAGCTGTATCTTGTCCAATCGGATCAGCCGGCCGTCCCGCAGCCTCTCGTTCATACCAACGAACTGGATCCCACCATGGAGCTTTTTCTGGCGTGGGACGACCACTATCAGATCTGGCATGACCGCTGGCTTACCGCTTCCTTCCGGCCCCATATCGCCGCAGACACCATCACTCTTTTGGATCGCCTTTGGGAGGACCCCCGCCACTGGATGATCGCGCCAATCTCCGTCATCGAGGAACTGGCCCGCTTCCGGCCCATCTATGTAAGCGAGCTCAAGAATCCGCCCCCGGACCGCATCTGCTATAAGATCAAGCACAAATTTCCCAATGTGACCCATGAGCGAACCGTATCCTATTTCGAACAGCTGCTCGATGACTATCTCGCCGCCCATTGGCAGCCCATCAAAGTAGGCGAGGTTTGGGGTGGATCCCAGTAA